A genomic stretch from Flavobacterium sp. KS-LB2 includes:
- a CDS encoding polysaccharide deacetylase family protein produces the protein MKFYWIKTSWVVKKIFSNYTWDVSKAGNSNTIYLTFDDGPVPEITEWVLNQLEEHQVKATFFCIGDNINKSPNIFNRLISEGHSIGNHTFNHLNGWKTTTDVYLKNTKLCEEAIQKNSSYNVKSNLFRPPYGKLNTSQSRQIRKLGYKIIMWDVLSADFDQNLSKEQCLENVTSNLRPGSVIVFHDSIKAFKNLEYVLPKTLAYLKENNFNCEVL, from the coding sequence ATGAAGTTTTACTGGATAAAAACAAGTTGGGTTGTAAAAAAAATATTCTCAAATTATACTTGGGATGTTTCCAAGGCTGGAAACAGTAATACAATTTACCTCACATTTGATGATGGACCCGTTCCTGAAATCACAGAATGGGTTTTGAATCAATTAGAAGAGCACCAAGTAAAAGCTACTTTTTTCTGTATTGGAGATAATATTAACAAAAGTCCCAATATATTCAACAGGTTAATTAGCGAAGGTCATTCTATAGGAAATCATACTTTTAATCATTTGAACGGATGGAAAACCACAACTGATGTTTACCTTAAAAACACGAAACTATGTGAAGAAGCGATTCAAAAAAATAGCAGTTACAATGTAAAATCTAACCTTTTCCGCCCACCATATGGAAAGTTAAATACATCCCAATCTAGACAGATCAGAAAACTTGGCTACAAAATAATTATGTGGGATGTTCTAAGTGCAGATTTTGACCAAAATTTATCGAAGGAACAATGCTTAGAAAATGTAACCTCAAATCTAAGACCAGGAAGTGTAATTGTTTTCCACGATAGTATAAAAGCGTTTAAAAACTTAGAATATGTATTACCGAAAACATTAGCTTATTTAAAAGAAAATAATTTTAATTGTGAGGTGTTGTAA
- the polA gene encoding DNA polymerase I, with protein sequence MSQQKRLFLLDAYALIFRGYYAFIKNPRINSKGMDTSAIMGFMNSLMDVIKREKPDHLAVAFDNGGSQLRNEIFPEYKAHRDATPEAIKIAIPYIQDLLKAMHIPIIEVKGYEADDLIGTIAKQAEKQNYKVFMVTPDKDFAQLVSENIFMYKPARMGNGIEIWGIPEVLAKFEIERPDQVIDFLGMMGDTADNIPGLPGVGEVTAKKLLKEFGTMENLLANTDKLKGKMKENIEANKEKGLLSKTLATILLDCPVIFDETDYELSTPDVEKTDALFNELEFRRMAEQFDAIFKKGATPTNNNNPVDENKLYKKPQPKNEEQFDLFGSGIQDDSSEETRHHYYNSLENTEHSYQIIQGDLGLRLLLQNLQNQSSVCFDTETTGLDALHAELVGISFSYEKGKGFYVPFPENQEESKTLIEKFIPFFENENIEKIGQNLKYDLKILSNYNITVKGKLFDTMIAHYLINPDMRHNMDILAETYLKYSPQSIETLIGKKGKNQKSMRDVALEEIKEYAVEDADVTLQLKEIFTSELDKTGTKKLFEEIEIPLVKVLADMEKEGIRVDVDFLKSLSKTLDDDIKILEANIFETAGEKFNLASPKQLGDILFDKLKIGGAKQKKTKTGQYATGEEILSYLAAENPIVKDILDWRQLVKLQNTYVEALPNQVDKITNRIHTDYMQTVAATGRLSSNNPNLQNIPIRTERGRQIRKAFVARDENYTLVSADYSQIELRVIAALSGEENMIKAFQNHEDIHKSTASKVFNVPLEEVTREQRSHAKTVNFGIIYGVSAFGLSNQTSLSRKESADLIDAYYQTYPRLKSYIQEQIDFARENGYVQTILGRRRYLKDINSQNAIVRGGAERNAVNAPIQGSAADIIKIAMINIHEKLTSENWKSKMLLQVHDELVFDVHNSELEKIQPMIKHEMEHAFKLEVPLDVDLGLGKDWLEAH encoded by the coding sequence ATGTCACAACAAAAACGCCTTTTCCTTCTTGATGCCTATGCTTTGATCTTTCGAGGTTATTATGCTTTTATAAAAAACCCAAGAATCAATTCTAAAGGAATGGACACATCAGCCATTATGGGATTCATGAATTCCTTAATGGATGTAATTAAACGAGAAAAACCAGACCATTTAGCCGTTGCCTTTGATAATGGTGGAAGTCAATTGAGAAACGAAATTTTTCCAGAATACAAAGCCCATCGTGACGCCACTCCCGAAGCCATTAAGATTGCCATTCCTTATATCCAAGATTTGCTAAAAGCTATGCATATTCCGATTATAGAAGTAAAAGGATATGAAGCCGATGACTTAATTGGTACTATTGCGAAACAAGCAGAAAAACAAAACTACAAAGTCTTTATGGTTACACCGGATAAGGATTTTGCACAACTAGTATCTGAAAACATATTCATGTACAAACCTGCCCGAATGGGTAATGGAATTGAAATTTGGGGAATTCCTGAGGTTTTGGCAAAATTTGAAATCGAAAGACCAGATCAGGTGATTGACTTCTTGGGGATGATGGGTGATACTGCCGATAATATTCCAGGTCTTCCTGGCGTAGGTGAAGTAACCGCCAAGAAACTTTTGAAAGAATTTGGCACCATGGAAAATCTTTTGGCTAATACAGACAAGCTGAAAGGAAAAATGAAAGAAAATATTGAAGCCAACAAGGAAAAAGGATTATTATCCAAAACTTTGGCAACAATATTACTGGATTGTCCCGTTATTTTTGACGAAACAGACTATGAATTATCAACTCCCGATGTTGAAAAAACAGATGCGCTATTCAATGAATTAGAATTTAGAAGAATGGCGGAACAATTTGATGCTATATTCAAAAAAGGCGCAACTCCAACCAACAACAACAATCCAGTTGACGAAAACAAACTATACAAAAAACCACAACCAAAAAATGAGGAACAATTTGATCTTTTTGGAAGTGGCATTCAAGATGACTCATCAGAAGAAACTCGTCATCACTACTACAATTCATTAGAAAATACGGAACATTCCTATCAAATAATACAAGGTGATTTAGGACTCCGCTTGTTACTTCAAAATTTACAAAACCAATCTTCGGTGTGTTTTGATACTGAAACAACTGGCTTGGATGCTTTGCATGCAGAGCTAGTTGGAATATCTTTCTCTTATGAAAAGGGAAAAGGATTCTATGTTCCATTTCCTGAAAATCAAGAGGAATCAAAAACTTTAATCGAAAAATTCATTCCTTTCTTTGAAAATGAAAACATTGAGAAAATAGGTCAAAATTTGAAATACGATTTAAAAATACTTTCTAATTATAACATCACAGTAAAGGGAAAATTATTCGACACCATGATTGCCCATTATCTGATCAATCCGGATATGCGTCATAATATGGATATTTTGGCAGAAACATATTTAAAATATTCGCCTCAATCCATTGAAACTTTAATTGGAAAAAAAGGAAAAAACCAAAAATCAATGCGTGACGTTGCATTGGAAGAAATAAAAGAATATGCCGTTGAAGATGCTGACGTAACCTTGCAACTTAAAGAAATATTTACATCGGAATTAGACAAAACAGGAACCAAAAAACTTTTTGAAGAAATCGAAATCCCATTGGTAAAAGTCTTGGCTGACATGGAAAAAGAGGGGATTCGTGTTGATGTAGATTTCTTGAAATCGCTTTCAAAAACATTAGACGATGATATCAAAATATTAGAAGCAAACATTTTTGAAACTGCTGGAGAGAAATTCAACCTGGCTTCCCCAAAACAGTTGGGAGATATTTTATTCGATAAGTTAAAAATTGGAGGAGCTAAACAAAAGAAAACCAAAACCGGTCAATATGCTACTGGAGAGGAAATTTTAAGTTATTTAGCCGCCGAAAACCCAATAGTAAAAGACATTCTGGATTGGCGACAACTAGTTAAACTACAAAACACATATGTAGAAGCTTTGCCAAACCAAGTTGATAAAATCACAAACCGAATTCACACGGATTATATGCAAACCGTTGCGGCAACGGGACGATTGAGTTCTAATAATCCTAACTTGCAAAACATCCCGATTCGTACGGAACGTGGCCGACAAATCCGTAAAGCATTCGTGGCCCGAGATGAAAATTACACCTTGGTTTCTGCGGATTATTCCCAAATAGAATTGCGTGTAATTGCGGCATTGAGCGGTGAAGAAAACATGATTAAGGCATTCCAAAATCACGAAGACATTCACAAATCTACTGCTTCAAAAGTATTTAATGTTCCGCTCGAAGAAGTGACTCGTGAACAACGAAGTCATGCCAAAACGGTGAATTTTGGAATTATATACGGTGTTTCGGCTTTTGGATTGAGCAATCAAACTAGCTTATCCCGCAAAGAAAGCGCTGATTTAATTGATGCGTATTACCAAACGTATCCCAGATTGAAATCCTACATTCAAGAACAAATTGATTTTGCAAGAGAGAACGGTTATGTGCAAACCATATTGGGACGTCGCCGTTATTTAAAAGATATTAATTCACAAAACGCCATTGTTCGTGGTGGTGCAGAACGAAATGCGGTAAACGCACCGATACAAGGAAGTGCTGCCGATATCATCAAAATTGCAATGATTAACATTCATGAAAAACTAACGTCTGAAAACTGGAAAAGTAAAATGTTGTTGCAGGTTCATGATGAATTGGTTTTCGATGTTCACAATTCGGAACTCGAAAAAATCCAACCAATGATAAAACACGAAATGGAACATGCTTTCAAGTTAGAAGTTCCCTTAGATGTTGATTTAGGGTTAGGAAAAGATTGGCTGGAAGCGCACTAA
- a CDS encoding metallophosphoesterase produces the protein MIFRVVFLSLILLIIELYTFQVLKTLIKSKPVLFSIQGISLLILVYIVYSLMQFDRSVGQTKQMMVTMGLLLIVYVPKLILTFILMGEDIFRLGAGTVNYFVNYDKSADFFNSRRKFVSQIGLGIAAVPFLSLIYGVTIGKYNYKVIKQRIFFPDLPDAFDGFTITQISDVHSGSFDNPEKINYAIDLVNEQNSDMILFTGDIVNTDAKEMHPWIETFNRIKKHEYGKYSVLGNHDYGEYVTWPSEVAKENNFKAIKDLYGQIGFKLMLNEHTFIQKGDAKIALVGVENWGHNFKKAGDINKAAQHVSKEDFKILMSHDPSHWEHEIQHHDKNFHLTLSGHTHGMQFGIEIPGYFKWSLAQYVYKQWAGLYENVGRYVYVNRGFGFHAYPGRVGIMPEITVIELKKGVNVA, from the coding sequence ATGATCTTTCGTGTCGTATTCTTGAGCTTGATCCTTCTTATTATTGAATTGTATACTTTTCAAGTATTAAAAACTTTAATAAAATCAAAGCCGGTATTGTTTTCTATTCAGGGTATCAGCCTTTTGATTTTGGTATATATTGTTTACTCTTTGATGCAGTTTGATCGAAGTGTAGGACAAACCAAACAAATGATGGTTACAATGGGATTGCTACTCATTGTTTATGTTCCAAAATTAATTCTGACATTTATATTAATGGGAGAAGACATCTTTAGATTAGGTGCTGGAACAGTTAACTATTTTGTGAACTATGATAAAAGTGCAGACTTTTTTAATTCTAGAAGAAAGTTTGTCAGTCAAATAGGATTAGGAATAGCTGCTGTGCCTTTTTTGTCTTTAATATATGGAGTTACCATAGGTAAATACAATTATAAAGTTATTAAGCAACGCATCTTTTTCCCAGATTTACCGGATGCTTTTGATGGCTTTACGATTACTCAAATATCTGACGTTCACAGCGGAAGTTTTGATAATCCAGAGAAAATTAATTATGCAATAGATTTAGTCAACGAGCAAAATTCCGATATGATTTTGTTTACTGGAGATATTGTGAATACTGACGCCAAAGAAATGCATCCTTGGATAGAGACCTTTAATAGGATTAAAAAACATGAATATGGTAAATATTCGGTTTTAGGAAATCACGATTATGGAGAATATGTAACTTGGCCATCAGAGGTGGCGAAAGAAAATAACTTTAAAGCCATTAAAGATTTATATGGGCAAATAGGTTTTAAATTAATGTTAAACGAACATACTTTTATTCAAAAAGGAGATGCTAAAATAGCATTAGTTGGTGTAGAAAATTGGGGACATAACTTCAAAAAAGCAGGCGATATTAACAAAGCTGCTCAGCATGTAAGTAAAGAAGATTTTAAAATTTTGATGAGTCATGATCCTTCACATTGGGAACACGAAATTCAACATCATGATAAAAATTTCCATCTTACACTTTCCGGTCACACACACGGAATGCAGTTTGGAATAGAAATACCAGGTTATTTTAAGTGGAGTTTGGCGCAATATGTCTACAAACAATGGGCAGGATTATATGAAAACGTAGGACGATATGTTTATGTAAATAGAGGTTTTGGTTTTCATGCCTATCCCGGTAGAGTAGGAATCATGCCAGAAATTACGGTCATCGAACTAAAAAAAGGTGTTAATGTAGCATAA
- a CDS encoding thioredoxin family protein: MSKFGELINAQVPVLIDFYTEWNEPSVSMHPVIRDVAAALGDKAKVIKIDVDKNQELADALRIKGLPTLMIYKQGQMIWRQSGELDANTIISLVQEQL; this comes from the coding sequence ATGTCAAAATTTGGAGAACTTATAAATGCTCAAGTACCGGTGTTAATAGACTTTTACACAGAATGGAATGAGCCTTCAGTTTCAATGCATCCTGTAATTAGAGATGTAGCAGCGGCCCTTGGCGATAAAGCAAAAGTCATAAAGATTGATGTGGATAAGAATCAAGAGTTAGCGGATGCTTTGCGCATTAAAGGTTTGCCTACGTTGATGATTTACAAACAAGGTCAAATGATATGGAGACAATCCGGAGAATTAGACGCGAACACTATCATCAGTCTTGTTCAAGAACAATTGTAG
- the rpsB gene encoding 30S ribosomal protein S2, which translates to MANKVEVKELLEAGVHFGHMTRKWDPNMAPYIYMERNGIHIINLYKTAAKIEEANDALKKIAASGRKILFVATKKQAKDIVAEKAKAANMPYITERWPGGMLTNFVTIRKAVKKMATIDKMKKDGTFMTLSKKERLQVDRLRAKLEKNLGSIADMSRLPAALFVVDIKAEHIAIKEAQKLNIPVFAMVDTNSDPREVEYVIPANDDASKSIDKILSLVTAAIVEGLSDRGSDKEADATAEVVAPAAEAVEVAPAVEAAAPTATEE; encoded by the coding sequence ATGGCAAACAAAGTAGAAGTAAAAGAATTACTAGAAGCAGGTGTTCACTTCGGACACATGACTAGAAAATGGGATCCAAACATGGCTCCTTACATTTATATGGAGCGTAATGGCATTCACATTATCAATCTATATAAAACTGCAGCAAAAATTGAAGAAGCGAATGACGCTTTGAAAAAAATCGCTGCATCAGGTAGAAAAATATTATTCGTTGCTACCAAAAAACAAGCAAAAGACATCGTTGCTGAAAAAGCAAAAGCTGCAAACATGCCTTACATCACTGAAAGATGGCCTGGTGGAATGCTAACTAACTTCGTGACTATCCGTAAAGCTGTTAAAAAAATGGCTACTATTGATAAAATGAAGAAAGATGGTACATTCATGACTCTTTCTAAAAAAGAGCGTTTACAAGTAGATCGTCTTCGTGCTAAATTAGAGAAAAACTTAGGTTCAATCGCTGACATGTCAAGACTACCAGCTGCATTGTTCGTAGTTGATATCAAAGCGGAACACATCGCAATAAAAGAAGCTCAAAAATTAAACATTCCAGTTTTTGCAATGGTTGATACAAATTCTGATCCTCGTGAAGTAGAATATGTAATTCCTGCAAATGATGATGCTTCTAAATCAATTGATAAAATTTTATCTTTAGTTACAGCTGCAATTGTTGAAGGACTTTCTGATAGAGGTTCTGACAAAGAAGCTGATGCTACTGCTGAAGTTGTTGCTCCTGCTGCTGAAGCTGTAGAAGTAGCTCCTGCTGTAGAAGCTGCTGCTCCAACAGCTACTGAAGAGTAA
- the rplM gene encoding 50S ribosomal protein L13 encodes MDALSYKTQSASKATVTKEWIVVDADGHNLGRLASKVAMILRGKYKPSYTPHVDCGDNVIVINSEKINLTGNKMDEKTYIRHTGYPGGQRTLTAKVLQSKNPALLVEKAVRGMLPKNKLGAELFRNLNVVVGSEHKQGAQKPKTVNLNDLK; translated from the coding sequence ATGGACGCATTAAGCTACAAGACACAATCAGCAAGCAAAGCCACAGTTACTAAAGAGTGGATTGTTGTAGATGCTGATGGTCACAACTTAGGTCGTCTTGCTTCAAAAGTCGCTATGATTTTGAGAGGTAAGTACAAACCAAGTTACACACCACACGTGGACTGCGGTGATAACGTAATCGTTATCAACTCAGAAAAAATCAACCTTACAGGTAACAAAATGGATGAAAAAACATACATCCGTCACACTGGTTACCCAGGAGGTCAAAGAACTTTAACTGCTAAAGTATTGCAATCAAAAAACCCTGCATTATTAGTAGAGAAAGCTGTAAGAGGGATGTTACCTAAAAATAAATTAGGTGCTGAACTTTTTAGAAATTTAAATGTTGTTGTAGGATCTGAGCACAAACAAGGCGCTCAAAAACCTAAAACAGTTAACCTTAACGATCTTAAGTAA
- the rpsI gene encoding 30S ribosomal protein S9: MGVIHKIGRRKTAVARVYVSEGTGVITVNKKAFETYFPTATLQYKVLQPMSMTENVSNFDVKVNVYGGGSTGQAEAVRMALARVMCEVNAENRAILKPEGLLTRDPRMVERKKFGQKKARKRFQFSKR; this comes from the coding sequence ATGGGAGTTATTCACAAAATCGGTAGAAGAAAAACCGCTGTTGCACGTGTTTATGTTTCAGAAGGAACAGGAGTAATCACTGTAAACAAAAAAGCATTCGAAACGTACTTCCCAACTGCAACTTTACAGTACAAAGTATTACAACCTATGTCTATGACAGAAAATGTAAGCAACTTTGACGTAAAAGTTAACGTTTACGGAGGTGGTTCAACTGGTCAAGCAGAAGCTGTAAGAATGGCATTGGCACGCGTTATGTGTGAAGTAAATGCTGAAAACAGAGCTATCTTGAAACCAGAAGGTTTATTAACAAGAGATCCAAGAATGGTTGAACGTAAGAAATTCGGTCAGAAGAAAGCTCGTAAGAGATTCCAATTCTCTAAACGTTAA
- a CDS encoding LacI family DNA-binding transcriptional regulator: MKAKATLKQIAKELNVSVSTVSKALNDSPEISEQTKVKIKEYAKLKNYKPNVIGLNLKNRKTKTIGVIIPNILNSFFAKVFSGIEKIADEKGYNVIMCISNESSEKEAHTLEMLSNGTIDGFIVSVSEEAQKNQDYEHFSAIINDGTPIVMFDRIADGVDCDKVIVDDFDSALNSTQHLIDLGCKNIALLSSIDNLSVGKLRADGYLKALENNNITVNNDIILRTESEDDLKDKIEKVFENKIDGIFALEENDSVAALRIALKKGYKVPEDISIIGFADGILASRRLSPSLTTVSQHGIEIGEVAAKLLIDRLESKEENLPYETVVIKTVLKERESTTKL, encoded by the coding sequence ATGAAAGCTAAAGCAACTTTAAAACAAATCGCTAAAGAACTGAATGTTTCTGTTTCTACAGTTTCTAAAGCCTTGAACGATAGCCCAGAGATTAGCGAGCAGACGAAGGTTAAAATTAAAGAATATGCGAAGCTTAAAAATTACAAACCCAATGTAATTGGTCTGAACCTTAAAAATAGAAAGACAAAAACCATAGGTGTTATTATTCCAAATATTTTAAATTCTTTTTTTGCCAAAGTATTTAGCGGTATTGAAAAAATTGCTGATGAAAAAGGATACAACGTTATTATGTGTATCTCTAACGAATCATCAGAAAAAGAAGCCCATACGCTGGAAATGTTAAGCAATGGAACTATCGATGGATTTATTGTTTCGGTTTCTGAAGAAGCACAAAAAAATCAGGATTACGAACATTTTTCTGCCATCATTAATGATGGAACTCCAATAGTTATGTTTGATCGAATTGCCGATGGCGTAGATTGTGACAAGGTAATTGTCGATGATTTTGACTCCGCGTTAAATTCGACCCAACATTTAATTGATTTAGGATGCAAAAATATCGCTTTGTTGTCCTCTATTGATAATTTGAGTGTGGGCAAATTAAGAGCCGATGGATATTTGAAAGCATTGGAAAATAATAATATCACTGTAAACAACGATATAATTTTAAGAACGGAGTCGGAAGATGATTTAAAGGATAAAATAGAAAAAGTATTTGAGAATAAAATAGACGGAATCTTCGCTCTTGAAGAAAATGACTCCGTAGCGGCTTTGCGTATTGCGCTTAAAAAAGGATATAAAGTGCCAGAAGATATTTCTATTATTGGTTTTGCTGATGGAATTCTTGCTTCCCGCAGATTGTCTCCAAGTTTAACTACGGTAAGTCAACACGGAATAGAAATAGGAGAAGTAGCCGCTAAATTACTGATTGATAGATTAGAATCAAAAGAAGAGAATCTGCCTTATGAAACCGTGGTGATTAAGACGGTGTTGAAGGAAAGAGAGTCAACAACAAAATTGTAG